The DNA segment TTCTTGTCAGGCTTTTGCAGTAATATGGTTTAAAACTTATAGGTAGATTTGGCACCAGTCAAAGCAGTTCAAGACTAACCGTTGCAGAATCCGAAGCTTCCCTGTTCACATACAATATGGGAACATAAAAGCAGTTGTGGAGCATGCTCCACCACTGTCACATATCCATAGCTCCCACTGAACAGCCATCAAGTAATAACCATTTATGACAGTGGTAAAATTTGAATCTGCAACCTACAGCTGAAACCTacaagcaaacatttaaaaatacagtaacaccTTTTCCTACTAAACTTGAAACTGTTTCCAGACACCCAATTTGCAGAGCAGCCTTGACTCCAGATTTTTCAAAGGCCCTTTACAATTAGCACCCAGCCAAGCACTCAGAATAAAAgttattatttcagtttaaaatttagTATAAGCTATCTTTCTCCTGTGTCCAAAGCCTGTTGCAGTTTCATGCTAGAACAAAATTTTTATGACTATTCTTCTCTTTCCACTTCAAATTCTATGCTCTAGAAGGGATTCAGAGCACAAAACTTGAAATCACCCTTAAGTATGTGAACATTATCTAGCCTTATAAAATGTTTAGACTGTACTTCCCCAGTCACTGCaatttttcccctgctgcttgAGAAATTTAACATCAAATAGCACTTTTGGGCCACAGGAGGAAACTAATGTAAAACTAATTCCCCAGATTGCCGTTGTTTTTATATAAACAGGATTAGACTATCACAAGCCTAAACAATGGCAACCCTGCCACAATTTATTCCTCAAATTTTCTTACTTGAGGAAGTTTCTCCCTTCACCATACCCATTTCCCCATCTCCCAAGACAAATCATGacatacatatttaaattttcaaagttttctcatttttaccagGGCAGCTTTTTGATGACTTGACTCTTACCTCTTTGGAAGAGCTTACCTTAGAATTAATGAGTTTTAGACAGCTATCTTGGAACACAAACTTTTGTACGTGTACTGGGGGAAAGAGGTGGGAGAAATCACCTGTGCAGTGCATCTGACTACTGGATAGCTAACCATTTCTTCTGGGGGTTATCAGATGTAGTGTTTGCTATGAGTAGTCATGTTCAAGTTCTCTCCACCCCCTCTTCAGTATCTTGATTTAAAAACTGGAAGTTCCATTATACAAAATCCTAAAACGGCAGGTATCtggaaaaagatttttcaaatcaCGCCATCTCATTCAGGAAAAGCAGTACTTCTCACAGGAAGTAAGAAAACTGGCAAGTCATTAGATATGCAAGAGCAACCACAAACTGTCAGAATCAGTGTTCTGAATTCCATTCCTCACATGGCATGAAAAGGGGGCCAGTCTGTACTTAAAGCACGTGGTGCAAAATTAACATCTTAGTTCTCAAAGCCCTCGGCCTTTAGTGTTGCTTTGTGCGCACAAAATGCCCATTTGCTTCTCTAGGGAGCCAAGAAGCCAAATGAAGATCAATCCAGAGTCCAACTGATCCCTCCCCTACTTCCTGATCTCCCTCAAAGAATATCGATACAAGCCTTGACACCAAATCCTTACTCCTTGACTGATATGCTAGTGGCCAAGCTGACGGTCATCATAGGTGCTATATCTCTTCACATGGATTCGGCGCACTCGGTCACGAAGTTCAAAACCCTCATCATCCTCACTGTGAGATGCCTGGCTTCGGCTCCTACTTGTTGCTTCCAGCAAAGAGTTATCAGGAACCCGTGGTGTTTCATATAGCAAGACATTTAGCGTTTCCTCATAAATTCGTGCCTCAGGGAATTCAACCTACAAAAAACAGCACATGTCCTTTTCCAGATCTATATGGGATAACATGACTGGAACACTTACCCATAAGTAAAAAGATATTTGAGCCATAAAAAGACATACACTATGAAGAGAGTAAAACAATTGTAAACGAGAAAGGTGAGCAAAGCAGACCAATTCCTAGTAGAGGATTATTCCCACCACCAGCTTGTCTACCTCACCTCTGCTTTTAGATCATTCTAGaatggaaaacagtatttctgattCTTAAGTGCTAATGTTGGACCTGGTCACCTTACCTGCACCACTGCAAGTCAAAAGTTACCTCCTGAAGTTAGGGAAACTCTGTAGATTTATCATGCTAATCATTATCATATTTTCATGCATGTAACTCATCTCTTTAGGACGTACTGTGCTTGAAAGCAAGTCTTTAGGTAACCTTTGCAAAATCAGAGGTGGGAAGACTATGAGAAGAATTGCTGGAAGTGTGGGGAAATCAAGATAGGTTGATAATTGGGAATCTGCACTCCTGctgaactgttttggttttttttaaacagatattcTGTAGTTTTGCACATAAAAGCACAACGATAATAAATATACCATGTTTCTAAACAGTGTCTGAGCTCAagtttccttttcattaattTCATCCTATCCATTTCAGTTATTCAGGCTGGGACAGATCAGTTTCAGCCTTCTCCTTTTTGGCCTATATCTTCCAACACTCTGAAGAAATTTATACTCCCAGATACAACCATTTAGTCCAAATACATACAATGACTACATCTGTGCAAGTGAAACACAGTACAAAGTAACTGCAATGAAGTAAACTTATGTAGGTATAATTAGGAGCAGAATTAGATCTTTACTCCATTTAATTAGAGAAGAATTTCAAGGCATTTACATGCTTTGGGGACACAAAGTCCATCAACTTTAAGAGACTAGTGCTAAAATGCACATGCTTTCAGAATTGCtattctcagcctttccttcaaACCTGCTACCATGTTTAGTCTTCTCTGAATTCTATCTAGTATGCAGCATCTTTTACCTAGATGGCAGCTCATCCTGCAGCCCCCTAAGCAGCAAGCCATTCTAGTAATTTTGATGTCACTGACCATCAATTCCAGTCAACATTCAGGAGAGCTGGTATCAAAGCTTTTCCAACAAGTGATATTGCTCGCCCCTAGCAATTTGGCTTAAGTTATACAAAATCTGTATCTTTCTGCAATGTAtcatcaacattttattttttttaaaccataagaGACAGATGGGTAAAACTCCATTACCTTGGTTTGCTTCTTCTCTGTAGCATACACTATAGAGGTACAACAGACTTCAGCGAGTTTCCGACCCTGTCCATAGAAAGACCAGCAGCAGATTTCATCCCCTATAACATCCTTAATGAAAAGAACTCTGCCGTTGAATCGGAGAGATAGTTTGTCAAACAGTTCTATGTTCTTCAGTAAGTTGTCATCTGAGTTACTGAAACACAGCAACAAAAGAAGGAGTATGGTTTTTGCCGTTTTTCAACTGGCCATCTCTAGAGATTTTATATGCCTATTCCACCACAGTTTTAAGCATTGATCTAACTGCAGAATACAAATAAGTAGTGACTCATTGCCATATGCTGCCAAGAAAAGACATGGTAATAGCCAATTTCAGATACAAATAAGATGCTCTGATCCCCATGAGCAAACACACCAGCTTTTAGAGGTCAAGTTATATAATTAATAACGACAGCACAATTTCCCCAAATCATTACATCAACTATCTACAACTATCTTTTGACTGACACTCAAGACGATTAAATCACATGCTAACTACAGTTCTCTTTAGCTTAGTAACAGCAGAAGTCCAAAGAGTCAATGCATGTTAGAAGGCCAGCTAAAAAGCAAGGTGTTCTGCACGTAACACTAGTGATAGCATATACAAATTTCTAGGGTGAATACATTATTTAGGAAACTTAAGTTTTACTGACAGCCAACACAATGTAGGATCTTAATTACTTTCCAAGCAAGATCTAGAtgttctagagaaaaaaaaaatatactgtatTATAGCTTTAAAGTCAAGTAAAGCTATCAGAAAGCTattcttaatatttaaaatattttactttaactACATCATGGCCAATCAATGTCCAATTTGattaagtaaaaaaaccaaaaagcaccaACCCAAATCTAAAAGCCCTACTCCTCTGACATCAGCTTGAATGCAGCTGTATTGAAATTAAGTACTCTGCCCCTTTGTCTCTTTTTATAGGTGGCTGGGAAATTATGTGTGGATATGTGGAAATTGGTGAACGTATTATCGCCTAGACAACAAAGCCAACCTTGCTAGCTTTAACAGCGAAATTGCTTACTCTTTGGACCCATAAGCTCAAGGTTCATACCTTGCTGCCAAGAATCTACCCAGAGACATGACATTGTACTTTTGTATGCAGTATCTTAACTTTTGCAAGTGGTCCAGGAAGGCTATGAAATACTTGTGAATCAAGACACTGCTAATAAGAAAAGCTGACTGGgctttacataaaatacatagtctgagaagtatttcttttcagCTCTAAATCAAAAAAGAATGATGTgcaaccagacaaaaccttcagcTCGCAAGAATCAGTTGATAAAGCAACTTACGATTCAGCCACTGACAAGTCCCAGCCTCCGTcaagtggcagagctgggaaaaatAATGTGGAAGTCTTCATCCATTTATGTTATTAGACCACACTGACAACATAACTGAGAAAGCTCCTTTTATACTGTTGATTAGgaagaatagaaggaaaaaaaatctttgcttgcTAGCAGCCAGTGTggaattttaaataaagatgcCTCATTTAAACACCCTCAAGGCATGCAGATTCATGCGCAAGGAATAATTAGAACCCTACAGCTTAGTTGAGATACCAGCACCTCCTGGTATCCAGGATTCTGTCGCTCTCATTACTAGTACGTTTATGTTTCCAGACCCATGGTGACTAATATACTATTCTGTGCTTGCTTTAGCATCACTGCTGTAAGCTAAAGGGTAACAGGGAGGAGTCCAATACGACTGGCAGACACAAATGCAGTTTGCTGAAAAACgggctgctgctcttcagcaCTCCCGCAGGTAGCATTTCCCGACTACCTGAAATATCATGATTGTTAGAATCCATCTCTCTGACAGATAGACCATCAGTTTGTCCAGAGAAAAAAAGCTTCCAAGCTTGTATCTCACATTGAAAAGGCTGAAAATGAGGATTCTGCATAGCATAAAGGATTACTCGTATCATTTCAATGACTGGTTTGGGAAATCCAAAGCCATTCTAATAGCATCGTAACAAAGGGATTATGATAGTTGCAGCACAGAActaaataatgttattttatacACGAGGAAAGCCAGAAAATTACTGCCCTGGCCCTAACTAGGTTGCTCCTGAGCAGAACAGATACTTTCCTTTGTAACCAAATAATCAATTCGTTTAGAGGCACTGAAGGCGCTGGAACATCAAGAATGTCTGTAGGTCAGAATAAAAGAGTGCTGGCACAGCTATATGCAGACTCAAAAGTAGAGCTAAACTGACAAGGCGGGAATCATGGCTGCATTAGTTTTGCATTGACAAGGTAATGCTCTGCAGACCAGTTTGTGTTGCATTACCCAAGTCACATCTAGTTTCAGCCAATATTAATAGCCTCATCCTGCCCTTGTTTCTTCTCACACAACTGAACTGTACACTAAACTTCAACAGATACAGTTTATTGTGTTCTCCCCTATTTAGACTCATGTCAGTCAAAAATAACTGCGCTCAAATCCATAGAAGAGCACCactgtaagcaaaaaaaaaaccccaaaacaaaccaaacaaaaagacccCCAAACAAGTTAGGTCGTACCACATCTTCCTCCATTCCCATAGTCCAAGGGAAACTTTCCCgttacagtggggaaaaaaaaccctgacatacCTGGTGTAGGAGTATTTATTGTTGCTTCTATTATAAAGCAGCTTAACAACAGGCTattgggagagaaagagaaaaagcagaaaagataagTTCTGTGTTTGAATACATTTAGCAAAAATTCAGTTTCTCACTGGATAGTTGTGGAAAAGTAGTTACTTTCATTGATGATTCTATCAGTCTCTCTTCTTCTTTTGGAGATGTGATAATAGGGATGCTACAGACAGGTTCATACAAGTCTTTCTTGTCCTGttttgaagaaagaagagagagaggaaataaaCTCGAGAGAGATAAATGCTAAAGctaacatctgctgctgctgttttctctaaCCCCTCCAGCCATATTCCCAAATCCTGCAAtgcaagggggggaaaaaagaaaaaaaaaagctctgtgttGCTATAGTAACCACACAGCGTTACCTTGATCTGCAACCCAGAAATACAGTGGAGGGATTTCTTATCCCCAAAAGGCAGCAGTAATTGAAACACTGGGATGCAGGTGGATGTCCTTCTTAGCTATAGCAAGGACTCTAAGCTCAAGTCATATTTGGTTTAAGTGGGTTTATTATTCTATccttttttgaagaaaaggatAGTAGGAGTTTGCACTAGTTTTAACCAACTCAAAACACTGCAGTATGTAAGAATATCAGCCACTGTGAACTGAACATTTAGAAAGAACAGCATGTCACCAAAACGGACTTCAGCTCCTTGTGATACAAAAGCAACAATCAAGAGCAAGTAGCACAGCCTGTAACTCCAGATTCCTCATGTAGCAAATTAAGGAAAGCTGAATAGCTAATAGGAAAGCCTTAGAACGTTTCGTTGTtagaaaaaaggttttaaattccAAACCGGAAGGAAAATTGTCAGTGTGGCTTTGGATTTCTTTCAGGGGATACAAGAAGTATTTTCAACCTAGTATGTGAGGCATTTATGAATTACTAAGTTTTGCCCTGCAAGAAACATTCATTTCACAATGCTGAGACTAATAATAAGTTATATATATTGCATCTGGGCTAACCTTATTAAAAGGTTGGCAGAACAAGCTGATTGCAATCAGCTGAATGCATACGGACTCATGAAGTGAATAAAGCCACTATGGGCTTACATATTTGCAAAACTGATATGAAGAAAAGTCCTTAAAGTACTCACTGCTTACCATGTAGGTGTTTTTCTCCATTAAGATTCAAACTTAGAAAAAAAGTTACCATGTTTTCAAAGATTCAAACCCATTCTGCTTATAAATACTATCTAATTAGAAGTGACATAACTTGGGAGAAATTTAGACAAATGCCATAAGGCCTTTTAAAACATATGCTcaaaataataatgtttattCAATCAGTTTCCTTTAAatttctggcttttatttcatttcacacaA comes from the Accipiter gentilis chromosome 6, bAccGen1.1, whole genome shotgun sequence genome and includes:
- the TNFAIP1 gene encoding BTB/POZ domain-containing adapter for CUL3-mediated RhoA degradation protein 2, producing the protein MSGDTCLTTTLCPAAGPKPKTCSFKAGSLGNKYVRLNVGGSLYYTTVQVLTRHDTMLKAMFSGRMEVLTDKEGWILIDRCGKHFGTILNYLRDDTIALPKHRQEIKELMAEAKYYLIQGLVDMCQAALQDKKDLYEPVCSIPIITSPKEEERLIESSMKPVVKLLYNRSNNKYSYTSNSDDNLLKNIELFDKLSLRFNGRVLFIKDVIGDEICCWSFYGQGRKLAEVCCTSIVYATEKKQTKVEFPEARIYEETLNVLLYETPRVPDNSLLEATSRSRSQASHSEDDEGFELRDRVRRIHVKRYSTYDDRQLGH